The following coding sequences are from one Solea solea chromosome 11, fSolSol10.1, whole genome shotgun sequence window:
- the LOC131468266 gene encoding taste receptor type 1 member 1-like gives MAPFLVWMCLLGRLLQASSQPTVSASEFHLEGDYLIGGLFNIHRASEPVVYDKPEVIDCSSEPFILSSYRRFQMMRFAVKEINNSTNLLPNVSLGFDIYGHCSNTLPGIFSLLSVNRSIHPWSGPQTNLSKMIAVVGAYTSTETLTVAPLFMMDLIPMVSYGAASSVFSRKQNFPSFLRTVHPNKDVIEVILKILLHFSWHWVTFLYIDDDYGKDGQQVFIDMIKDTEICLAYTKELNHSTNFTQVFKQITAQRVHIIIVFAPEWTAERLIKAAIQKNFNNKVWIAGDAWSLNKKLPKEKGIRNVGTVLGVAEPFKLIPGFTDFIYSSKSHTHSENEEQQKLCNQVCNCHNLTAEEVVAADPSFSFPVYSAVYAIAHALHSILQCGAGTCNDNVTVHPHMILAELKKSNFTLLNQRIQFDENGDPRFGIYSLVFWNHSGDAQEIGFYSFHPSNFVINSTKIQWHSKGVPTSRCSQECRAGHRKIQDGIQHCCFTCKVCPNGSYINTTEDPYTCIPCAKTEWSREGSTSCNLRLVEYIRFTDSAAILIMVGALVLVGITLAMSVLFAINYNTPVVRSAGGPMCFLILGCLGLSSVSVFFYFDKPTFSFCILRYLPFLLFYTVCIACFVVRSFQIVCIFKIAAKFSYVHSWWIKYHGQWLVIAVISVTQALFLVIGYSQGPPKPYNETFGYPDKTILVCNQSLTANSGSVILLVLLCSLCFVFSYMGKHLPKNYNEAKAITFCLLLLILTWIIFATEYLLYRGKYITTLNAVAVLFSLYCFLLWYFLPKCYIIIFQPHKNTQQYFQGLIQNYSKNN, from the exons ATGGCCCCTTTTCTCGTTTGGATGTGTCTGCTGGGACGTCTACTACAAGCCTCGTCACAACCTACGGTCTCAGCCTCGGAGTTTCACCTGGAGGGGGATTATCTGATCGGTGGACTTTTTAATATTCATCGTGCCAGTGAACCTGTTGTCTATGACAAACCAGAAGTCATCGACTGCTCCAG TGAACCCTTTATACTGTCAAGTTATCGGAGGTTTCAGATGATGAGATTTGCTGTCAAGGAAATCAATAACTCCACCAACCTTCTGCCAAATGTATCGCTTGGCTTTGACATATATGGCCACTGTTCAAACACCCTTCCAGGGATTTTCAGCCTCCTCTCAGTCAACCGCTCCATCCATCCTTGGAGTGGACCACAGACAAATCTGTCCAAAATGATCGCAGTGGTTGGCGCTTATACAAgcactgagacactgactgtAGCACCACTATTCATGATGGATCTCATTCCTATG GTTAGTTATGGAGCTGCAAGCTCTGTCTTTTCAAGAAAACAGAATTTCCCCTCTTTCCTACGGACAGTACATCCCAACAAGGATGTCATCGAAGTGATCCTCAAAATCCTACTTCACTTTAGCTGGCACTGGGTTACTTTCCTTTACATTGATGATGATTATGGCAAAGATGGCCAGCAGGTGTTCATAGATATGATAAAGGACACCGAGATCTGCCTGGCGTACACCAAAGAACTCAATCATAGTACAAATTTCACCCAAGTGTTCAAACAGATAACGGCCCAGAGAGTTCACATAATAATTGTGTTTGCTCCCGAATGGACAGCAGAACGCCTCATCAAGGCAGCAATACAGAAAAATTTCAACAACAAAGTGTGGATCGCAGGAGACGCATGGTCCTTAAACAAGAAACTCCCCAAGGAGAAAGGGATCAGAAATGTTGGAACTGTGCTTGGAGTCGCTGAGCCATTCAAGCTAATACCTGGGTTCACTGATTTTATCTATTCTTCCAAAAGTCACACTCACAGTGAGAATGAAGAACAACAGAAGTTGTGTAATCAGGTTTGCAACTGCCATAACCTGACTGCAGAGGAGGTCGTTGCTGCAGACCCCTCCTTCTCTTTCCCTGTGTATTCTGCTGTTTATGCCATTGCTCATGCCTTGCACAGCATATTGCAATGTGGAGCTGGCACATGCAATGACAACGTCACAGTGCACCCGCACATG ATTCTAGCAGAGCTGAAGAAGTCAAACTTTACACTGTTGAATCAAAGAATTCAgtttgatgaaaatggtgacCCCAGGTTCGGAATTTATTCTTTAGTCTTCTGGAACCACAGTGGTGATGCACAGGAGATTGGTTTTTATAGTTTTCACCCATCCAATTTCGTCATCAATAGCACTAAAATTCAGTGGCACTCCAAAGGG GTGCCAACATCACGGTGTTCCCAAGAATGCAGGgcaggacacagaaaaatacaagATGGAATCCAGCACTGCTGCTTCACGTGTAAAGTTTGCCCTAATGGAAGTTATATTAACACCACAG AGGACCCCTACACGTGCATACCATGTGCAAAGACAGAATGGTCTAGAGAAGGAAGTACGTCATGTAATCTTCGGTTGGTGGAGTACATCAGATTCACAGACAGTGCAGCCATACTGATCATGGTTGGGGCCTTGGTCTTGGTGGGCATCACACTAGCCATGTCAGTTCTCTTTGCCATTAACTACAACACTCCTGTTGTCAGATCAGCTGGGGGACCAATGTGCTTCCTAATCTTAGGCTGCCTTGGTCTGAGTAGTGTTAGCGTGTTCTTTTACTTTGACAAgccaacattttctttttgcatctTGAGGTACTTGCCATTCCTTTTGTTTTACACGGTTTGTATTGCATGCTTTGTTGTGCGCTCTTTTCAAATTGTTTGCATTTTCAAAATAGCTGCCAAGTTCTCCTACGTCCACAGTTGGTGGATAAAATATCACGGACAATGGCTGGTCATCGCCGTGATATCCGTCACCCAGGCACTATTCCTTGTCATTGGCTATTCACAAGGACCCCCCAAGCCCTACAATGAAACATTTGGATATCCAGATAAAACCATACTTGTTTGTAACCAAAGTCTGACCGCAAACTCTGGCTCTGTGATTTTACTTGTATTGTTGtgctctctttgttttgttttctcctatATGGGAAAACACCTTCCAAAAAATTACAATGAGGCCAAAGCAATAACTTTCTGTCTGCTCCTGCTGATCCTCACCTGGATTATATTTGCCACTGAATACTTGCTTTATCGTGGTAAATATATTACAACTCTTAATGCTGTGGCAGTACTCTTCAGTCTCTACTGCTTTCTCCTGTGGTATTTCCTGCCAAAATGttacatcatcatttttcaacctcacaaaaacacacagcaataTTTCCAAGGACTCATTCAGAATTATAGCAAAAACAATTAG
- the LOC131468209 gene encoding taste receptor type 1 member 2, whose protein sequence is MKHFHILLCLLESLFHVFTQCTDVAESEFWLEGDYLIGGLFDIHQDKTTFHHIRPEAIDCSSKTLTLSSYRRFQLMRFAVEEINNSTNLLPNVSLGYEIFDHCSASQNFPGIFDLLSVNGSVYPWGELQKNLSKYSKVFAVVGPFSSSETWTSAPLFMMDLIPMVSYGAASSAFSEKVKFPSFLRTVHSNEAIIDVIVEIILHFRWRWVSFLQSNDDFGTNGLELFKKKIAHTDICLAYSKTLFDKTNSSQIFKQIDAQMIPVIIVFAPKQIAEAIILSAIELNITNKVWIAGDTWSLNERLLKMNEIRSIGTVLGVSQSVVTIPGFSDFIYSTIDNSFYGREEQQTFCNQLCKCRSLSASRLVSIDPSFSFAVYSATYAVAHALHNVLQCGDGKCNSSITVYPYMVLAALKKSNFTLLNHRIQFDENGDPNFGSYSIVFWNASGDAEEIGVHTFYPSVHSCINGSNVQWYTNGEVPTSLCSEECSEGYAKEQDGIHKCCFTCEICPYGSYVNSTEDPYTCIKCAETEWSTEGSTSCNLRLVEYIRVTDGEAILIMVGALVLVGITLAMSVLFAINYNTPVVRSAGGPMCFLILGCLDLSSLSVFFYIDKPTMSFCILRYLPFILFFSVCIACFVVRSFQIVCIFKIAAKFPNIHSWWIKYHGQWLIITMIFVTQALLSVIGYSSGPPQPYNETVWYPERIILRCDTSLKANSASTILLLLLCSLCFVFSYMGKDLPKNYNEAKVITFCLLLLILTWTGFATEFMLYRGKQIETHNALAILSSLYSFLLWYFLPKCYIIICQPHKNTQKYFQDLIQNYTKTISQ, encoded by the exons ATGAAACACTTCCATATTCTTCTGTGTCTCCTTGAATCTCTTTTCCATGTGTTTACTCAATGTACGGATGTGGCAGAATCAGAATTTTGGCTGGAAGGAGATTATTTGATCGGTGGGCTTTTTGATATACATCAGGACAAAACCACTTTCCATCACATCAGACCAGAAGCCATTGACTGCTCCAG TAAAACGCTAACTCTGTCAAGTTATCGGAGGTTTCAGTTGATGAGATTTGCTGTAGAGGAAATCAATAACTCCACCAACCTTTTGCCAAATGTATCTCTTGGATATGAGATTTTTGACCACTGTTCGGCATCACAGAACTTTCCGGGGATTTTTGACCTCCTTTCAGTCAATGGCTCAGTCTACCCTTGGGGTGAGCTACAGAAGAATCTGTCCAAATATTCAAAAGTCTTTGCAGTGGTTGGGCCTTTTTCAAGCAGTGAGACCTGGACTTCAGCTCCACTCTTCATGATGGATCTAATTCCTATG GTCAGTTATGGAGCTGCTAGCTCTGCTTTTTCAGAGAAAGTGAAATTCCCCTCGTTCCTACGAACAGTGCATTCAAATGAAGCCATCATAGATGTGATTGTTGAAATCATATTGCATTTTAGGTGGCGCTGGGTTTCTTTTCTTCAGAGCAATGACGATTTTGGCACCAATGGCCTGGAGCTGTTCAAAAAGAAGATTGCCCACACTGACATCTGTCTGGCTTACTCAAAGACCCTTTTTGACAAGACAAATTCTAGCCAGATATTCAAACAGATCGATGCACAAATGATTCCTGTCATTATTGTTTTTGCACCAAAACAGATTGCGGAAGCTATTATTCTATCAGCAATAGAGCTAAACATCACCAACAAAGTGTGGATAGCAGGGGACACCTGGTCCTTAAATGAGAGGCTCCTCAAGATGAACGAAATCAGGAGTATTGGCACTGTTCTTGGAGTATCTCAATCAGTTGTGACGATACCTGGTTTCAGTGATTTTATCTATTCAACTATCGATAATTCTTTCTATGGACGTGAAGAACAGCAGACGTTTTGTAATCAACTTTGCAAATGCAGAAGCCTCAGTGCCAGTCGTCTGGTCTCTATCGACCCATCTTTCTCTTTTGCCGTTTACTCTGCCACGTACGCTGTTGCTCATGCCTTACACAATGTCTTGCAGTGTGGAGACGGTAAATGCAACAGCAGTATTACAGTATACCCATACATG GTTCTAGCAGCGCTGAAGAAGTCTAATTTCACACTGCTGAATCATAGAATTCAGTTCGATGAAAATGGCGACCCTAATTTCGGATCCTATTCTATAGTCTTCTGGAACGCGAGTGGGGACGCAGAGGAGATCGGCGTTCATACTTTTTACCCATCAGTCCATTCTTGCATCAACGGCAGCAACGTTCAATGGTACACAAATGGAGAG GTGCCGACTTCACTGTGTTCCGAGGAATGCTCTGAAGGATACGCAAAGGAGCAAGACGGAATCCACAAATGCTGCTTCACTTGTGAAATCTGTCCTTATGGGAGTTATGTGAACAGCACAG AGGACCCCTACACGTGCATAAAATGTGCAGAGACAGAATGGTCTACAGAAGGAAGTACATCATGTAATCTTCGGTTGGTGGAGTACATCAGAGTCACAGACGGTGAAGCCATACTGATCATGGTTGGGGCCTTGGTCTTGGTGGGCATCACACTAGCCATGTCTGTTCTCTTTGCCATTAACTACAACACTCCTGTTGTCAGATCAGCTGGGGGACCAATGTGCTTCCTAATCTTAGGCTGCCTCGATCTGAGTAGTCTTAGTGTGTTCTTTTACATTGACAAGCCAACAATGTCTTTTTGCATCCTGAGGTACTTACCATTCATTTTGTTCTTCTCTGTCTGTATTGCATGCTTTGTTGTGCGCTCTTTTCAAATCGTTTGCATTTTCAAAATAGCTGCCAAGTTTCCCAACATCCACAGTTGGTGGATAAAATATCACGGACAATGGCTGATCATCACTATGATATTTGTTACTCAGGCACTCTTATCAGTTATTGGCTATTCAAGTGGACCCCCCCAGCCTTACAATGAAACAGTGTGGTATCCAGAAAGAATCATACTTCGTTGTGACAcgagtttgaaagcaaactctGCTTCTacaattttacttttattattgtgctccctttgttttgttttctcctacATGGGGAAAGACCTCCCAAAAAATTATAATGAGGCCAAAGTGATAACGTTCTGTCTGCTCCTGCTGATCCTCACCTGGACTGGATTTGCCACTGAATTCATGCTTTACCGTGGCAAGCAAATCGAAACTCATAATGCTTTGGCAATACTCTCCAGTCTTTACTCTTTTCTGCTGTGGTATTTCCTGCCAAAATGTTACATCATCATTTGTCAgcctcacaaaaacacacagaagtaTTTCCAAGACCTCATTCAGAATTATACCAAAACAATTAGCCAGTag